In Tepidanaerobacter syntrophicus, the following are encoded in one genomic region:
- a CDS encoding DUF6391 domain-containing protein: protein MLISLLIFLMLAILFPYLLLPMLIFLGIGFLFLLPYVIVFNSFYNIITIPWQIIKIATDRRVRKNHSLEHATINVLEQRYGRPLQAGGLAYSNGFSLSGPDLPPIYEVMSAVKEAQFRMINGETDLAIHPRCGTSIAAANFLFSLAFIIVLFYGHHLSLINVILAFLLANILAKPFGRVLQKYFTTYPKVDDVAIQDIYVQSPYGNSPFTIIFTPTRSYFIKTYQAK from the coding sequence ATGCTCATATCACTGCTGATATTTTTAATGTTAGCCATACTTTTTCCTTATTTGCTTTTGCCGATGCTGATTTTTCTTGGAATAGGCTTTTTATTTTTGCTTCCATATGTTATTGTTTTTAACTCTTTCTATAATATAATTACGATTCCGTGGCAAATTATAAAGATTGCTACAGATCGAAGAGTCAGAAAAAATCATAGTTTGGAGCACGCAACCATAAATGTGCTTGAGCAGCGATATGGAAGACCTCTGCAAGCCGGCGGACTTGCATATTCTAACGGTTTTTCCCTTTCGGGGCCGGATCTTCCGCCTATTTATGAAGTCATGAGCGCTGTAAAGGAAGCTCAATTCCGTATGATAAATGGAGAAACAGATCTGGCTATACATCCAAGGTGTGGAACCTCCATTGCCGCAGCCAATTTCTTATTTTCTCTAGCCTTTATAATCGTGCTTTTTTATGGACATCATTTGTCTTTGATAAACGTTATCTTGGCCTTTTTGCTCGCAAATATACTGGCAAAGCCTTTTGGTCGAGTTTTGCAAAAATATTTTACAACATATCCCAAAGTTGACGATGTGGCGATACAAGACATATATGTGCAATCGCCTTATGGAAATTCTCCGTTTACAATCATATTTACTCCAACTCGTTCCTATTTTATAAAGACATATCAGGCTAAGTAA
- the gatC gene encoding Asp-tRNA(Asn)/Glu-tRNA(Gln) amidotransferase subunit GatC yields the protein MFIDDETISSMADVAHIFLSQEERNKIAEEFDSLQQSFETLSKLDIQEVEPTVYPITDKNVFREDTIWDSLSVDKALANAPEKDKGFFLVPRIIEE from the coding sequence GTGTTTATTGATGATGAAACAATTTCAAGTATGGCAGATGTAGCCCACATTTTTTTATCTCAAGAAGAGAGAAATAAAATTGCAGAAGAGTTTGATTCGTTGCAACAATCTTTTGAAACACTAAGTAAACTAGATATTCAGGAAGTTGAACCGACAGTTTATCCGATAACAGACAAAAATGTTTTCAGAGAAGATACTATATGGGACAGCCTTTCTGTTGATAAGGCCTTAGCGAATGCACCAGAAAAAGATAAGGGATTTTTCCTAGTGCCAAGAATTATAGAAGAATAA
- the gatA gene encoding Asp-tRNA(Asn)/Glu-tRNA(Gln) amidotransferase subunit GatA, giving the protein MKLHELTIKKANELLKKKEITAQELTEDILNRIDECESKIGAYVTIDKEGALKSAKSTDEKADFTDPLAGIPMSAKDNICTKNLKTTCCSRMLENFVPPYDATVISKLRERNAIILGKTNMDEFAIGSSTQTSFFHTTQNPWDLSRVPGGSSGGSAAAVASDECIYALGSDTGGSVRQPASYCGVVGLKPTYGRVSRFGVASLAATMDTIGPITKNVTDCAIVLSAIAGQDSFDPTSSDIPVDNYLQKLKNDVKGLKIGIPKELLYHEAVSKDVKDAVLNAIKVYEDLGCICEEISLKNAEYAMSAYLVTLAAEASSELGQYDGIRYGYRTSSDYQDLKDFYKKTRGEGFGFDVKWHIILGTYLSDEKYYDKYYLKAQKIRTIIKKDFDEAFKKYDFLITPTTPTTAFKIGESSDDPFKMHMNDLCVSIVNLAGLPAISLPCGFSKGLPVGLQIIGKAFDEAGILQVAYAFEQNNDYHTRRIKERMV; this is encoded by the coding sequence TTGAAACTTCATGAACTTACTATTAAAAAAGCAAATGAGCTTTTAAAGAAAAAAGAAATAACAGCTCAAGAACTGACAGAAGATATATTAAATAGAATAGATGAATGCGAGAGCAAAATTGGGGCATATGTTACGATTGACAAAGAAGGGGCTTTAAAATCAGCTAAATCGACAGATGAAAAAGCTGATTTTACAGATCCTCTAGCGGGAATTCCCATGTCGGCAAAAGACAATATATGTACAAAAAACTTAAAGACCACATGCTGCTCAAGGATGCTGGAAAATTTTGTGCCTCCATATGACGCTACTGTAATTTCTAAACTAAGAGAGAGGAATGCTATAATTTTAGGAAAAACTAACATGGATGAATTTGCAATCGGTTCATCTACTCAGACTTCGTTTTTCCATACAACACAAAATCCATGGGATTTATCACGAGTGCCTGGTGGTTCTTCCGGTGGCTCGGCAGCTGCAGTGGCAAGCGATGAGTGCATTTATGCTTTGGGCTCAGACACCGGAGGATCGGTAAGACAACCCGCTTCTTACTGTGGAGTTGTTGGCCTTAAACCTACTTACGGCAGAGTTTCAAGATTTGGAGTTGCATCCCTTGCGGCAACAATGGATACTATAGGACCGATTACAAAAAATGTGACAGATTGCGCCATTGTACTTTCTGCGATTGCAGGGCAAGATAGTTTTGATCCTACTTCATCTGATATTCCGGTAGATAACTATCTGCAAAAGCTCAAGAATGATGTAAAGGGTTTAAAAATAGGCATTCCAAAAGAACTCTTATACCATGAAGCAGTTAGTAAAGACGTAAAAGATGCTGTTTTAAATGCGATTAAAGTTTATGAAGATCTTGGATGTATATGCGAAGAAATAAGCCTGAAAAATGCTGAGTACGCCATGAGCGCCTATCTTGTAACTTTGGCCGCTGAAGCGAGCTCGGAACTCGGCCAGTATGATGGTATAAGGTATGGATATAGAACATCTAGCGATTATCAGGACTTAAAAGATTTTTATAAAAAAACTAGAGGCGAGGGCTTTGGTTTTGATGTAAAATGGCATATTATTCTCGGAACTTATCTGTCAGACGAAAAATATTATGACAAGTACTACTTAAAAGCTCAAAAAATAAGGACAATTATAAAGAAAGATTTTGACGAAGCATTTAAAAAATATGATTTTTTAATAACTCCCACAACTCCTACTACGGCATTTAAGATAGGCGAAAGCTCTGATGATCCTTTTAAAATGCATATGAATGACCTGTGTGTTTCAATAGTAAATCTTGCAGGTCTGCCGGCTATATCTCTACCCTGCGGATTTTCCAAAGGGCTTCCTGTAGGTCTTCAAATTATAGGGAAAGCATTTGATGAGGCAGGAATATTGCAAGTAGCCTATGCATTTGAACAAAATAATGATTATCACACAAGGCGTATCAAGGAGAGGATGGTTTGA
- the gatB gene encoding Asp-tRNA(Asn)/Glu-tRNA(Gln) amidotransferase subunit GatB, whose product MKYESVIGLEVHVELFTKTKIFCGCSTEFAADPNTHCCPICLGMPGALPLMNKSVVEFATKAGLALNCQIADFSRFDRKNYFYPDLPKAYQISQFYIPLARNGYVEIEPNGQKKRVGIRIMHMEEDAGKLVHEEGGSYSHLDLNRAGMPLIEIVSEPDMRSAEEAWLYLNNLRTILQYIEVSDCKIEEGSMRCDINISLRPEGSEQLGTRVEVKNLGSLRAVRRAIEFEEKRQRDILENGGTIDGETRRWDEAQGITIFMRGKGSNRYSPEPNLSPIIISDEWKEDIRNHIPELPNVKKERFIKEYGLPEYDASIITASKILANFYEETVKYYHDPKIISNWIMVELMNVLNETGEGIKDLKFTPKQLADMLIMIDKGIISGKIAKDVFREMFKTGKNPEEIVKEKNLIQISDEAELENIAKKVIENNPKSVEDYKNGKEKAMSFLVGQIMKETKGKANPQMVNSILTRLLKEI is encoded by the coding sequence ATGAAATATGAAAGCGTAATAGGTCTTGAGGTGCATGTTGAACTTTTTACAAAAACAAAAATATTTTGTGGATGCAGCACTGAATTTGCAGCAGATCCAAATACCCACTGCTGTCCCATTTGCCTTGGGATGCCCGGAGCACTTCCACTTATGAATAAAAGCGTTGTTGAGTTTGCGACTAAAGCAGGACTTGCGTTAAATTGCCAGATAGCAGATTTTTCCAGGTTTGACAGGAAAAACTACTTTTATCCTGACCTTCCAAAAGCCTACCAGATATCTCAGTTCTACATACCTCTTGCGCGAAACGGCTATGTAGAAATTGAGCCTAATGGCCAAAAAAAGCGAGTCGGCATAAGAATAATGCACATGGAAGAAGACGCAGGCAAACTGGTTCATGAAGAAGGCGGATCTTATTCCCATTTAGATTTAAACAGAGCAGGAATGCCTCTAATAGAAATAGTATCAGAACCTGATATGCGTTCTGCAGAAGAAGCATGGCTTTATTTAAACAATTTAAGGACTATACTTCAATATATAGAAGTTTCAGACTGCAAAATCGAAGAAGGTTCCATGAGATGCGATATTAATATTTCTCTTAGACCTGAAGGCTCAGAACAACTGGGAACAAGAGTTGAGGTGAAAAACTTAGGTTCACTGAGAGCTGTTAGGAGAGCTATTGAATTTGAAGAAAAACGCCAGAGAGATATTTTAGAAAACGGTGGTACAATCGATGGCGAAACCCGCCGATGGGACGAGGCGCAAGGAATCACGATTTTTATGCGTGGTAAGGGAAGCAATCGTTATTCTCCAGAGCCAAATCTTTCCCCAATTATTATCAGTGATGAATGGAAAGAAGATATACGAAACCATATTCCGGAACTTCCTAATGTAAAAAAGGAGCGGTTTATTAAAGAATACGGCCTTCCGGAATACGATGCCTCTATAATTACTGCATCTAAAATCCTGGCGAATTTTTATGAGGAAACTGTAAAATATTATCATGATCCTAAAATAATCAGCAACTGGATAATGGTTGAATTAATGAACGTTTTGAATGAAACCGGCGAAGGAATAAAAGACCTGAAATTTACACCGAAACAACTTGCCGATATGCTAATAATGATTGATAAGGGTATTATAAGCGGCAAAATAGCCAAAGATGTTTTTAGAGAGATGTTTAAAACAGGCAAAAACCCTGAAGAAATAGTAAAGGAAAAAAATCTTATACAGATTTCCGATGAGGCAGAACTTGAAAATATAGCAAAAAAGGTCATTGAAAACAACCCCAAATCTGTTGAGGATTACAAAAACGGAAAAGAAAAAGCAATGTCATTTCTTGTGGGCCAAATAATGAAAGAGACAAAAGGAAAAGCAAATCCCCAGATGGTAAACTCGATACTTACAAGATTGCTTAAAGAAATTTAA